TGAATAAAGAGGAAGCCCTCGTCAATAAATCATTAATTTATCAGCGTATTTCGGCTGTTTACCAAAAACAGAAGGATTACGAGAAGGCACTCACTTTTAATTTAAAAGCGCTCAACATTATTGAGAATTTAAAAAAGGAATTCCCATCCAATGATTATGCAGCTACTCGGATACCGGTTTTGCTTAATCTGGGAGTAAATTATCATAACCTTGGGCAATATGAGCTGTCAAAGAAATATTACCGCAAAGGATTCAACTCAATTATAGGTTCTGAAAACAATTTTTATCTGTCTTACTTTTATATTAAATATGCTGCTAATGAAATTAAATTAAAAAATGCAGACTCAGCCTTATTTTATATAGACAAATCTAAAGTTTTAGCGAGTAAGTTTGAAGATAAAACACTTCAATTTGAGATTGATTCAAGACTTTCTGAATATTATTTTCTTAAGAATGACCTAAAAAAATCGGACAGCATTAAAAATAAGCTTTTAGAACACTATAAAGACAAGACTCAATCCGAGATGCTGGCCATACAGGATATCATTCACACCAATGAAAGAAAAATTGTCGGCGAAAGCAGAAATACGTCTATTTTTATTATTATTTCAGCAATACTGGCTATCATTTCTTTATTGCTGTATTTCTTTCATCAACACCAAAAAAAGAAAATCAAAATTCACTTTGAAAATATTATACAGGATTTTCAAAATGGAAAATTGCTTGAATCTAAACCCTCTCAAAAGAAAGAAGATAATACAGCCAGTAAAAAAACTCAGTTACCTGAAAAAAAGATTGAAGAACTGCTTCAAAGACTTGACACTTTTGAAAAGAAAAACGAATTTACCACAAAGAATCTTACCATTTCAAATATGGCTTCTTTGTTTAAAACAAATACAAAATATATCAGTTACATTTTGCAAGAGTACAGAGGAATGAATTTTAATGATTATTTAAATCATGTAAGGATCAAATTTGTCATCCAGAAAATGATTAATCATCCGGAATATCTTAACTACAAAATAGATTATCTTGCAGAGGTTTCCGGCTATTCATCACACAGCCGTTTTGCTCAAATGTTTAAAAAAGAGATAAAATTGTCTCCATCTGAGTTCATTTTGCAGCTAAGCAAGAAAAACAAATAAAACACTGTAAATCAAAATTTTAACCCCACTTAATACTTGTTACTTTTCTGAATAGTAACAGGCCTTTCCTTGTTCTGCTATCCTTCTGTTCCTAAATTTGCAAATATAAATCACGGAACAATCACATGTAATTTCCCTCCACATATGAGAAGAAAATTTCTTCATGTTCCATAATACATTCTATGATGATGAAGTTTACAATTTTTTATTTCGCAGTTTTTCCCCGTTCCTGCATTTCTGTATATCCAACGATAGCGATTCTAAAAACAAATTGATGGAAAACACAAAAACACATATTTAATTAGCAATTCAAAATTTTCCCGATTGCTTATAAAAAGGCTTTATAGCCGAATAATATCTCCTTTAATTCAAAAACATTTACGACATGAAAAAGAGCTTTTACATTGTATTTATTATTCTTTCGAAAATTTTTCATTCTCAGGTAGGGATTAATACTCCTAATCCTCAGGGTATATTTAATGTAGATGGAGGCAAAGATAATGCTACAACAGGTTTGCCAACAACTGCCCAACAAGCTAATGATTTTGTTGTAACTGCTACCGGAAGTGTAGGAATAGGAACTACAGTTCCTAACAGCTCATCTATATTGGATATCTCTTCTGCAGATAAAGGATTATTACCTCCCAGACTAGAGCTTGCTGCAACCAATCTTGCTTTGCCTTTATCTACTCATGTCCAGGGTATGGTAGTTTATAATACAGCGACATCCGGAACGCAACCCAACAATGTTTCACCAGGCTTATATATTAATGATGGAACAAAATGGGATAGGATGTCCACTTCTATACAAACCTACTCTTCATTTTATGGTTCAATCAATTATGGAGATATTAATGGTTTTACAGGTACTGTTAATTTACCTACCACAGGGTTTATTGTTTCATCATCTAAAACGGATGTTACAGGAGGTGATGACTTATTGGTAACCCACAATTTGAATTTATCCGGACCTCAGAATATCACGGTTACTATATTATCTAATGTGTCAGGAAATAACTATTCACAATACAACAGAGATAATGACTGGTATCAACCTGTAATTCACGACATTACCCCTAATTCTTTCAAAGTTTATGTCGAAGAAAACTCAGGCACAGCACAAAATGTGAGCATGATGATTCAGCTAACGAATTATTAATACAACCCCTAGCCTACAACACAGGCAAAAGACTTACAGAAATGTAGGTCTTTTTTTGTATATATTTTAAACCAAAATAACAACCGGCGGCTTGGTAACATCGCATCTCTTCACATTCTATTAATACCCTGATTATTATCCTTTAAGCATTAAAATTTCTCGTTTAATTTTAATAATCACATATATAATTTTCCCTACATTTGCCGTTTTATAGGGGATACTAAAAATATTTTATTTTTTTACCTATTTTTTTTAATAAACTGCATACTTTTTGTTTATGCTAATTGCCTGAAGAAACGAATGATGTTAAACAATAACTCCAAAAAACACTATCTTTTATTTTTTTTCCTGATCCTCTCCAGTTCCGTATGCGCTCAAAACCGGGCCAGTGGCAGGGTGGTTGACGAAAAAAATAATAAAGAGCTCACTAAGGTTGATATTTTTATCAACAATAGCAAAACACCTTCCCTGACGACAACTTCAGGCAGCTTCATCGTTCAGTCAGACAGTATTATCCATCAGCTAAAATTTTCCAGAAAAAGTTATACTACAGAAACGCTTGATATTACCCCTGAAAATGCCGAAAATATTTTCGTACAACTTTCACAGGCTAAAGTAAGTGACATCCAGGAAATTGTCCTTCAAAGCGGCAAAACTAAATACAAGAATAAAAAAGAAAACCCCGCTTACGCTATCATGCAAAAAGTATGGGCACAAAAAAGAAATAATGGGTTAGAAAAATTTGATACCTACTCGTATAAAGAATACGAAAAAACCCAATTTGACCTCAACAATCTGGATAGTGCCTTCATGAAGAAAAAGATTTTCAATAAACTGGATTTCATTTTCGATTATGCTGATTCTACAGCAAGTGGAAGACTGGGTCTTCCCATCTTTTTGAATGAAGCAGTATATGAAAATTTTGGTAAAAACAGGCCAGATAAGGACAGCAAAAGAACATTAGTTGCTCAAAAAACATCAGGTTTTCAGGACAACCAGGTGATTACTGTTTCAGCTAAAAATCTCTATCGGGATATCAACATCTACGACAATACCTTAAATTATTTTGATATCGGATTCCAAAGCCCTGTGGGAACAGATGGATTCAGCACTTACGACTATAGTCTTATGGATACCATTACTATTCGTGGTGAAAAAGCCTTTCAGATCAGATATCAGCCCAAGAGAAAAGATATCCTTGCCTTTCAGGGAAACCTTTATATAGATACGGATACCTATGCCGTTTTAGGGGCAACACTAAAGTCAACCCAGAAAATCAATGTAAATTTCGTCAACAGTGTCTATACTCAGGTGGAGTACGACAATCCTGATGAAACAACTTTTCTTCCTAAAAAACTGATTACAGAATTTGAAATGAGCCCTTTTTCAAAAAAGAAAGGTGCTAAAAGTATTATAGCCAAAAGATCGGTAGATTATTCCGAATATCAGTTTAATAAGCCTCTTGATCCAAAAGTATTCAAACGTACGGAAGAGGAATATGAAGACAAGTTCACCAATAAAGACGATGCATATTGGACTAAAGCCAGACCTGACACTTTATCAAAAGCAGAACAGGGCGTTTACAACATGCTTGATCAGCTTCAGCAGACCCCAAAATTCAACCGAATGGTAAAACTGTTTGAGACCCTTGGTTCAAGGTATTACAATGCCTTTAAAGGAATAGATATCGGTCCTATTTTCTCTATTTATGGAAGAAATGAAGTGGAAGGAGACAGAATAAGATTAGGAGCAAGAACCTATTTCGGATTGAATGATACCTGGAGAGCTCAGTTTTATACAGCTTATGGGTTCAAAGATCAACAGTTTAAATATGGCGTGGAAGCAAGATATATGTTCAATAAGCTTAACCGTTTTATGATTGGAGCAGGAACCAGCAGAGATATTGTTCAGCTTGGGGGGCAGCTTACATCCGGTGATGGTGTTACCCCACAATCTTCATCTTCCAGCACCTTTTTTGCAAGAGGAGAGAACATTTCTTTAAGCTCTGTAAACAAAACAAGTGTTTTTGCAGCTATTGAACCCTGGAAAAACTTCCAGATAAGAGTGGATGGAGTGATGCAGAGCATTAAATCTGCCATTCCCGAGAAATTCAACCTTATGTATCACAAAGATGGGCAGCTGAGACAAACAGTTAATGATTCTCACGTTACCATCAGCTTAATTGCAAAACCGGGAGCTAAGTTCTCACAAACCGGAATTGACCGTTACCAGGCCAGAAACCTTGCACCAACCATTGTTTTAAGATATACCAGAGGTATTGAAGGGTTATTTAATGCTGACTTCAATTATGATAAGCTTCAATTCATGCTTTATAAACCATTTTTAATTGGAAGCATGGGTAAATTGGTTGTGAATTTTGAGGCAGGAAAGAATTTCAACACTGTTCCATTGGCACTGCAGAACATCATTCCGGCCAACCTGTCCTATGGTTTGGTACCTAATACATTCTCTCAGCTTAACTATTATGAGTTTGTTACGGATGCTTATACTACACTTCAACTGGAACACCATTTTAACGGCAAAATCCTTTCTTACATTCCTTTGATTAAAAAACTAAAACTCAGAGAAGTTGCATTCATCAGAGGAGCTTACGGAACGTTAAGTGATGCTTCCAAGGCAATCAACGTAGAAGGTTTTAAATATTCCGCGCCAAGTGAACATATTTATTATGAATACGGATTCGGGATTGAAAATATAGGAATCGGAAACCTTAGAATCTTCAGAGTAGACTTCAACTGGAGAGGAAACTATCTTGACAGACCGGATATTTCAAAATTTGGGGTTAAAGCAGGATTCCAGGTAGGATTCTAGACAGAATATAATATAAAACAGGATCGGCGGCTTCTTTGAAACCGCCGATCTTTTATTTTCAGCTTTATAAAAAAAGTCAAAGATGATAATTAAAAGCACTCACATGGCTCTTCTACATCAAGCAGGCAACGCATTTTCTGCTCCTTTGTCATTCCGCACCAGATATCACATGATGTAATGGGTTTTGGTGGACATAATGCTAAAGCCGCTCCTCCATTGATTTCTTTAAGGCTTTTCTTCGTTAATTTTTTCAAATTTTTCATGATTATTTAGTTTTATTTGTTGCCTACTCTCTCTGCTTTTCGGCTTCCGCAATGATTTTTTATTTAATTCCGGACAAATATATAAATATTTCACTGCTGAAAGATATTATTAAACTTTTTTAACTTTAAATAAAAAGAGCAGGACATCATTAAATATCCAGCTTTCTCCGAAATCCAAAGAAGCTTCGGTTTTATTCAATATCATTCAAAACACTCTGTACACGACTGAGAAAGCATACAATGTGATTTCTGCCATGGAGACCATCTGCACCATTCATCACAAGACTGAAACATAGAAGGACAAACTGCGGCCACTCCTCCTGTTAATCTTTTTAAATTCTCTCTGTTTAATTTTCTTACATTTTTCATAGATATTTTGTTTTAATAAACTGTCTACTCTTTTTGCTTTTCGGCATACGCAACTGTTTCAAAATTGGACAGTTAACAAATATAAAATATTTCACAAAGAAAAGAATACAATACAACATGGACTATTCTGAATAAAAAAAACCTCAGCATTTGCTGAGGTTTTAATTTTTATAAAACGCTTACAAAATTATGCGTTTGGCTCTACAGATACGAAAGATCTGTTGTTTGCTTTCTTTCTGAAAACTACTTTACCATCTACTAATGCAAACAAAGTGTGATCTTTACCGATTCCCACGTTATCACCTGGGTGGTGCTGAGTACCTCTTTGTCTAACAATAATATTTCCGGCAATAGCTGCTTGTCCTCCGAAAATCTTCACACCTAATCTTTTAGAGTGAGACTCTCTACCGTTCTTGGAACTACCGACTCCTTTCTTGTGTGCCATTTTATTACTGGATTATTTATTAAGTGCTTTAAATTGATCGATATTCTTAATGATAGCAGCATCTACTTCTTCATGAGTAAGAATATTCTTTTCTAATTCCACTTTAACTGCTTTACCTAAAGTAATTAAAGTTTCTCTGTTCTCTTTAGACTGAGACAAGTTGTTTTTCTTTAAGTGATAGTTCAACTCGTGATCTTCACTAAAGTTAACAGTTGCGTTGTCTGAAAGAACTTCACCTTTCACAGTTTCTTTTTTAGCAGCAGCTTTTTTAGCTCCACCTTCAAAACCAGTAATACCAGTGATTACGATTTGAGTTAAAGATTGTCTGTGACCGTTTTTCACTTTGTAACCTTTTCTTCTTTTCTTTTTGAAAACGATTACTTTATCAGCTTTTACGTGGTCAAGGATCTCTGCTTCCACAGTGATTCCGTTTACAGCTGGGGCGCCTACAGTGATTGCACCGTTTACAGTAAGAAGAACTTTATCGAAAGAAACTTTTCCTCCTTTATCTCCTTTTAAACGGTTTACAAACAACTTCTGGTCTTGCTCAACTTTGTATTGAAGCCCTGCTATTTCTACAATTGCAAACATTGTTTATAAATTTTTAGTTATTTCGAGGTGCAAATATACATATAAATTTCTAATTAGCTTACAATCAAAGCAATGTTTTTTTAATTAAAATCCTATTCACTATGTTTTGAATAATTTTTTTTAATAATGTACTCACACTTAAGAGATAATTTCATACCTTCGTTTTACCAAATTGAATTTATATATGAAAAGAAACTTTAATCTCTGCTTACTAGCAGGCGCCATTGCTGTAACTTCATTGACAGCATGTAGTGATGACCAAATGGACAACAATGTTCAACCTCAGCCAGAAACACTTAGTGCAAAAATTGATCAGCCAGGAGATCTTGAAAAAATCTGCTCTTACGTAGATAACAACTGGAGCTCTAATTCAGTTTTATTGACCGGACTTCAAAATTCCACAGACACCAACTTTATGAACGGTCAGATGACTAAAATTGCAAGTATGTGGGGAAGAAGCAATCCTACTCTGAGATTTGTAAATGATCCATCCAATTACAATTCAACGTACAATGCAATTTCCTATTCTACCGGAAAAATCTATTATGGATACGCTATCTATTATGATGCAAAATCAAAAGGCGGCGATATTGTGAATGCTATGATCCTCGCTCATGAGTACGGACATCAGCTACAGTATATCTTTGGACTTCCATCTGTAAACGAAAATACAGCCAGACCTAACGAGCTTGAAGCTGATGGTTTTGCAGGATACTATTTGAGAAGACCTAATGGATACAATAAAACAAGCTTCCCGGAAATTGCAGCAGCTTATGAGTTTGCTCAAAGTATCGGAGATTATCAGACTACCAATCCCGGACATCACGGAACACCTGCACAGAGAAGATCAGCAGTGC
This DNA window, taken from Chryseobacterium viscerum, encodes the following:
- a CDS encoding helix-turn-helix domain-containing protein; the protein is MLLCTVIIVFAFPQNSLKEKNASFDTFCQTVKKNEKKRSSEQIIRIGDSLYKASSDNWQQVSSSFVTIQGYEMQNNWNKALKAAFRADSIAQKKSLILLKPRTTAVLGSLYSNLGLYNKSIDYLSKAEQLANHLNKEEALVNKSLIYQRISAVYQKQKDYEKALTFNLKALNIIENLKKEFPSNDYAATRIPVLLNLGVNYHNLGQYELSKKYYRKGFNSIIGSENNFYLSYFYIKYAANEIKLKNADSALFYIDKSKVLASKFEDKTLQFEIDSRLSEYYFLKNDLKKSDSIKNKLLEHYKDKTQSEMLAIQDIIHTNERKIVGESRNTSIFIIISAILAIISLLLYFFHQHQKKKIKIHFENIIQDFQNGKLLESKPSQKKEDNTASKKTQLPEKKIEELLQRLDTFEKKNEFTTKNLTISNMASLFKTNTKYISYILQEYRGMNFNDYLNHVRIKFVIQKMINHPEYLNYKIDYLAEVSGYSSHSRFAQMFKKEIKLSPSEFILQLSKKNK
- a CDS encoding DUF5686 family protein is translated as MMLNNNSKKHYLLFFFLILSSSVCAQNRASGRVVDEKNNKELTKVDIFINNSKTPSLTTTSGSFIVQSDSIIHQLKFSRKSYTTETLDITPENAENIFVQLSQAKVSDIQEIVLQSGKTKYKNKKENPAYAIMQKVWAQKRNNGLEKFDTYSYKEYEKTQFDLNNLDSAFMKKKIFNKLDFIFDYADSTASGRLGLPIFLNEAVYENFGKNRPDKDSKRTLVAQKTSGFQDNQVITVSAKNLYRDINIYDNTLNYFDIGFQSPVGTDGFSTYDYSLMDTITIRGEKAFQIRYQPKRKDILAFQGNLYIDTDTYAVLGATLKSTQKINVNFVNSVYTQVEYDNPDETTFLPKKLITEFEMSPFSKKKGAKSIIAKRSVDYSEYQFNKPLDPKVFKRTEEEYEDKFTNKDDAYWTKARPDTLSKAEQGVYNMLDQLQQTPKFNRMVKLFETLGSRYYNAFKGIDIGPIFSIYGRNEVEGDRIRLGARTYFGLNDTWRAQFYTAYGFKDQQFKYGVEARYMFNKLNRFMIGAGTSRDIVQLGGQLTSGDGVTPQSSSSSTFFARGENISLSSVNKTSVFAAIEPWKNFQIRVDGVMQSIKSAIPEKFNLMYHKDGQLRQTVNDSHVTISLIAKPGAKFSQTGIDRYQARNLAPTIVLRYTRGIEGLFNADFNYDKLQFMLYKPFLIGSMGKLVVNFEAGKNFNTVPLALQNIIPANLSYGLVPNTFSQLNYYEFVTDAYTTLQLEHHFNGKILSYIPLIKKLKLREVAFIRGAYGTLSDASKAINVEGFKYSAPSEHIYYEYGFGIENIGIGNLRIFRVDFNWRGNYLDRPDISKFGVKAGFQVGF
- a CDS encoding bacteriocin-like protein; this encodes MKNLKKLTKKSLKEINGGAALALCPPKPITSCDIWCGMTKEQKMRCLLDVEEPCECF
- the rpmA gene encoding 50S ribosomal protein L27, which codes for MAHKKGVGSSKNGRESHSKRLGVKIFGGQAAIAGNIIVRQRGTQHHPGDNVGIGKDHTLFALVDGKVVFRKKANNRSFVSVEPNA
- the rplU gene encoding 50S ribosomal protein L21; protein product: MFAIVEIAGLQYKVEQDQKLFVNRLKGDKGGKVSFDKVLLTVNGAITVGAPAVNGITVEAEILDHVKADKVIVFKKKRRKGYKVKNGHRQSLTQIVITGITGFEGGAKKAAAKKETVKGEVLSDNATVNFSEDHELNYHLKKNNLSQSKENRETLITLGKAVKVELEKNILTHEEVDAAIIKNIDQFKALNK
- a CDS encoding metalloprotease, giving the protein MKRNFNLCLLAGAIAVTSLTACSDDQMDNNVQPQPETLSAKIDQPGDLEKICSYVDNNWSSNSVLLTGLQNSTDTNFMNGQMTKIASMWGRSNPTLRFVNDPSNYNSTYNAISYSTGKIYYGYAIYYDAKSKGGDIVNAMILAHEYGHQLQYIFGLPSVNENTARPNELEADGFAGYYLRRPNGYNKTSFPEIAAAYEFAQSIGDYQTTNPGHHGTPAQRRSAVRLGFLLGQYDLNASNFDYNFFYYYQGVLNGTYKMAKNTVNPEIDAYMSQYIDELRKIQSGEISAEEFKHLQ